The following proteins come from a genomic window of Gimesia chilikensis:
- a CDS encoding EutN/CcmL family microcompartment protein, giving the protein MLTGRVIGRATATAKHPSLAGWRLLLVQTLDIDGNADGFPELVIDQLGCGKDDLVLLTSDGAAVREMVGADNTPIRWATMGVLDEDQVSPRKKK; this is encoded by the coding sequence ATGTTGACAGGCAGAGTCATCGGACGGGCAACCGCCACGGCAAAGCATCCCAGTCTGGCAGGCTGGCGACTGCTGCTCGTCCAGACACTGGATATTGATGGCAACGCAGATGGATTTCCTGAACTGGTCATCGATCAACTCGGATGCGGCAAAGACGATCTGGTGCTGTTGACATCAGACGGGGCTGCCGTCCGGGAAATGGTGGGGGCCGACAATACCCCCATCCGCTGGGCCACCATGGGTGTGCTCGATGAAGATCAGGTGTCTCCGAGGAAAAAGAAATAA
- a CDS encoding aldehyde dehydrogenase EutE, with the protein MQATEEAIRSVVQEVLSQLNNRGGYGSAPAGGDGDWGVFNSVDQAVAAATAGQQQLLKATLEDRAKALEIVRQICDTQAEELGRMELEETKIGRLDHKIEKLHLIKSIPGMEFLKTEAVSGDNGISLTEYAPFGVIGAITPVTHSLPTLACNFINMVAAGNTLVVNPHPSGAKIACEGVRRFNQAIYQATGLQNLVTIVGNPTLETADEIFNHRGIPLLVVTGGPGVARAALAAKKRAIVAGPGNPPVVVDETADLDNAAKSIIIGAAYDNNLLCIGEKEVFAVDSIFDQLMSAMGRHGGFQLNAQQVAQLTSLAFAPPKEPGGHAMLNRDMIGKDAAVLAGMIGVNVPAGTQLLYGETDTNNPFVPEEQMMPFVPFVRCRNADHGIELAKEFEHGFRHTSMIHSRNIETITKMGRIMDTTLFVQNGPCGAALGNGGEGYGSFSIATPTGEGVTNPLTFTRFRRSTTVGHLRII; encoded by the coding sequence ATGCAGGCGACAGAAGAAGCCATTCGCAGTGTCGTTCAGGAAGTGTTATCGCAGCTCAATAACCGGGGCGGCTATGGTTCCGCACCCGCGGGCGGCGATGGCGACTGGGGCGTGTTCAACAGCGTCGACCAGGCGGTTGCCGCTGCCACCGCAGGTCAGCAGCAGTTGCTCAAGGCCACTCTGGAAGACCGGGCCAAGGCACTCGAAATCGTGCGGCAGATCTGTGATACCCAGGCGGAAGAACTGGGCCGCATGGAACTCGAAGAGACCAAAATCGGTCGCCTCGATCACAAAATCGAAAAACTGCATCTGATCAAAAGCATTCCCGGCATGGAATTCCTCAAGACCGAAGCCGTCTCCGGGGACAACGGGATCAGCCTCACCGAATACGCCCCCTTCGGCGTCATCGGTGCCATCACTCCCGTAACGCACTCGCTGCCGACTCTGGCCTGTAACTTCATCAACATGGTCGCTGCCGGCAACACGCTGGTCGTCAACCCGCACCCCAGCGGTGCAAAAATCGCCTGCGAAGGAGTGCGTCGCTTCAACCAGGCCATCTACCAGGCGACCGGCCTGCAGAACCTGGTGACCATCGTCGGCAACCCGACCTTGGAAACCGCCGACGAAATCTTTAATCACCGCGGCATTCCGCTGCTCGTTGTGACCGGGGGACCGGGTGTCGCCCGTGCCGCTCTGGCCGCTAAGAAACGGGCCATCGTCGCCGGACCGGGGAATCCTCCCGTGGTCGTCGATGAAACCGCTGATCTCGACAACGCCGCCAAATCGATCATTATCGGGGCGGCTTACGATAACAACCTGCTCTGTATCGGCGAAAAAGAAGTCTTCGCCGTCGATAGTATCTTTGACCAGCTGATGTCAGCTATGGGACGTCATGGCGGATTCCAGCTGAACGCACAGCAGGTCGCACAACTCACTTCGCTGGCCTTCGCTCCTCCCAAAGAACCGGGCGGACACGCTATGCTCAACCGCGACATGATCGGCAAAGACGCCGCCGTGCTCGCCGGGATGATCGGCGTCAATGTGCCAGCCGGAACTCAGTTACTTTACGGCGAAACCGATACAAACAACCCCTTCGTACCGGAAGAACAGATGATGCCCTTCGTGCCTTTCGTTCGCTGTCGCAACGCCGATCACGGAATCGAACTGGCCAAAGAATTCGAACATGGATTCCGGCACACCAGCATGATTCACTCAAGAAACATTGAAACCATTACCAAAATGGGTCGCATCATGGACACCACTCTGTTTGTGCAGAATGGTCCCTGTGGAGCAGCCCTGGGCAACGGTGGTGAAGGCTACGGTTCCTTCAGTATCGCGACACCCACCGGGGAAGGGGTCACCAACCCGCTGACCTTCACCCGCTTCCGTCGTTCCACCACAGTCGGACATTTACGAATTATCTAA
- a CDS encoding EutN/CcmL family microcompartment protein encodes MFVGRITGSVVSSQKVEAMVGQKLLIVEPLRVNEKDQSDLTPTGRSFIVVDTVGAGQGEVVLCVQGSSARFTPETKKLPIDAAIIGIVDQVHIGNREIFNSKD; translated from the coding sequence ATGTTTGTAGGACGTATCACCGGAAGCGTCGTTTCGTCTCAGAAAGTCGAAGCGATGGTCGGTCAGAAACTGTTGATTGTCGAACCGTTGCGCGTCAATGAAAAAGACCAGAGTGATCTGACTCCCACAGGACGGTCGTTTATCGTCGTCGATACCGTGGGGGCCGGGCAGGGTGAGGTCGTGCTGTGTGTGCAGGGGTCATCAGCCCGCTTCACTCCGGAAACCAAAAAACTGCCCATCGATGCAGCCATCATCGGCATCGTCGATCAGGTTCACATTGGCAACCGGGAGATTTTTAACTCGAAGGACTGA